From the Papaver somniferum cultivar HN1 chromosome 2, ASM357369v1, whole genome shotgun sequence genome, the window AAGTATGTAACCCAAAATATTTCCAGACATGATAAAAGAATAATTTAGCTGCGCCTTCCCTTGTTAGTGTCTTCTTACAGGGAATCAAGTTGATCATCTTGCTGAACCTATCAAGTACAACAAATATGTAGTCGTTCCCTGATTTAGTCATTGGTAAACCTCCTAGAAACTCCATTGAAATGCTTTCCCATGGTCTGGTAGGAACCGGTAATGGCATGTACAATCCTCTCTTCAtgttatatggttttgatgtatTGCATGAAAAACATCCTCGAATATACTTTGAGACATCGAGATGCATCTTTGGCCAATATATATACCGCTTCAAATATTTAGTAATGTCTTCTTCATACCAAAATTCCCAGCTATACGAGAAGTATGTGCTTCTATTATCCAATGAATTCTATCTTCACCATGTGGTATACATAAGGCAGTACCTTTATACATTGACCCATCCACTAAGCGGAACTCACTTGAATTTCCTTGACTTAATCTCTTGTACTCTTCTCCAAAATCTTTATCTCCCTCGTATTTTTGAGCATAATCACTTGGTAATAATGGTTGAGACTGCACTGCCACAAACAAAGCCATACTATGAGGCGGTCTGGATAACATATCAGCCAACTTATTTATCACTCCTGTTTGTACTTGATGTGAATACCAAACTGTTCCAAGTAAGTTTCCAATTTCATGTGTCGAGCCTGCTGTAACTTAGATTGAATTTGAAGATACTGCAAAGGTTTGTGATCAGTATAAACCACAACTTGTTTTCCAAGCAGGTATGGTCTCCAGTGTTTCATAGCTTGATGCATGGCATACAACTATTTATCATATGTGGGATAATTTTGAAATGGTCCTATGAACATCTCTGAATGATATGCGACTGGTTTTCCATCTTGTAACAATACTGCCCCTAAAGCATAATTAGATGCATCAGTCTCCACTTCAAAAGGCCTAAGTTAGGTAACGTCAAACTGGTGCCtcttaaatcttcttcttcagtaattGAAAGGTATCTTCATGTTTAGGTTTCCATATAAATACTGTATTGATTTTGGTTAAACCATGTAAGGGAGCTGAAATTTGAGAAAAATGTCGTATGAACTTACATAAATACTGACAAGCCCCCAGAAAACTCCGAATTTCAGTAATATTCCTAGGTGATGGCCATGCATAAATAACAACAACCATTTCTGGATCGACCTTAATCTTCCCTTTTCCAATCACAAATCCAAGAAAAACTAATTCTTGTCTGCCAAACTCACATTTTTTCTCATTTAAACTTAAGGAATTTTCTCTTAATACTGACAATACCTTGGATACATGTATCAAATACTCCTCCCATGTTttgctaaaaatcaagatatcatCCAAGTATACGATGACAAAATCGTCAATGAAATTTTGCAGTACCTCATTCATGAGCTGCATGAAAGTATCCGGTGCATTGCATAACCCAAAGGGCATAACGAGCCACTCAAACAGTCCTTTTCGAGTCTTGAATGCAGTTTTCCATGTGTCTTCTTATTTAATACGCACCTGATGATATCCAGATTTGAGATCAAGTTTATTGAAAAATATTGCATCCCCCAATCGATCAAGAAGATCGTCAATTCTTGGTAACAGGTATCTATTCTTGATTGTGATTTTATTTAGAGACCGGTAATCCACACACATTCTCCATCCTCCATCCTTTTTTGGTACAAGTAGAACTGGAGAACCACGAGGAGAGCAACTTTGTACTATTACTCTTTGTTCAAGTAATTCTTTTACTTGTTTCTTAATTTCCTCCGACTCAGTTATAGAACTCATGTATAACCCTAAGTTTGGTAAGGAGGCGTCTCCAATAAGTATAATATCATGCTCGACACTTCTCTTAGGTGGTATGGTAACTTCTTCTTGGAATAAATccacaatttttctttttagtGAACTTATCTCACTTTCTTGTCTGATGGAAAGTGTAGTATGCAATACTATCTTCTTTTCTCCTGTGGTTACAGGTCTGATGATCAATAAAGCAAACTTACCACAAGCGTTGATCAATCTCTTGACTTGATTTGCGGTAACCAATTTCATGGGTAAATGGGTTTTGCTAGCCAGAATTCGAAATTCTCTTCCATCTTTCTTGAACGAGTAAGCACGCTATCGATGGTAGAGAACAACATATCGCTCTCATAAATATGGATTTCCAAAAATAACATGTGCTACATCCAATGGCACAACATCACAGACAATCTCATCAATAAACTTGTCAGTGATAGCAAACTTAAATCGACACTGCGTTGATACCTGAAGTTCAGTATCCTTTCGCATCCATCCCAATGGGTAAGGTTTTGGATGTGGAGTTGTTGACAATCCTGTTTGTTCCACCAGCTTCTCTGAATTAAGTTCTTTTGACTACCAGAGTCAATGATAGCTTCGACGATATTTTGTTTTACTTGTATCTTGACATGAAACAATTCTTCATGAAGATTCACTAGTTCTGTGTCTGTCAGCTTCGTCATCAACATAAGCTTTAGATCTGGTTGATATATTTGAAAGATCGTTGCAGTATCTAAAGCCTCTGGTAACATGGTGTTTTTCTTAAAACTTGTTTGGCCTTCAGATTCACGCAGTTTCTTTGGTTTAAGATGTGGATAAAGAATCCAACAAGTTTCCTTTATGTGACCTTTCTCCTTGCAATGTACACACACCTTTTCTTCTCTTTCAGATGGTGGAGACTTGTTCTTACTTGTCTCAACCCTTATTTGAGTCTTATCTTCTCCTCTAGTAGTAATTCTCCTGTTGTATGGTCCTGCAGCACCTTTAGATTTCTTCTCAATGGCCACAACTTTGTTTATAGCATCTTCAATATCTTGTGCACTAAAAAGTTTCAACTCCCTTCGTATATA encodes:
- the LOC113351745 gene encoding uncharacterized protein LOC113351745, encoding MGSEDDKNSKPTYEDKFAKLELQIQTLANTFAEFMKASLKVEFKLEIYDYDGVVEAEKLDGWLDKLETYFTVHQLVESQKISFASLKFSNHASTWWKAYKKRYDTEHMTWQQFKELMKKHFYPMGYLDERWYKWQHLRQRYQQSVQDYTTKFYNQALALDVDITSDETFRKYKGGIVDYIRRELKLFSAQDIEDAINKVVAIEKKSKGAAGPYNRRITTRGEDKTQIRVETSKNKSPPSEREEKVCVHCKEKGHIKETCWILYPHLKPKKLRESEGQTSFKKNTMLPEALDTATIFQIYQPDLKLMLMTKLTDTELVNLHEELFHVKIQVKQNIVEAIIDSGSQKNLIQRSWWNKQDCQQLHIQNLTHWDGCERILNFRPVTTGEKKIVLHTTLSIRQESEISSLKRKIVDLFQEEVTIPPKRSVEHDIILIGDASLPNLGLYMSSITESEEIKKQVKELLEQRVIVQSCSPRGSPVLLVPKKDGGWRMCVDYRSLNKITIKNRYLLPRIDDLLDRLGDAIFFNKLDLKSGYHQLMNEVLQNFIDDFVIVYLDDILIFSKTWEEYLIHVSKVLSVLRENSLSLNEKKCEFGRQELVFLGFVIGKGKIKVDPEMVVVIYAWPSPRNITEIRSFLGACQYLLQSQPLLPSDYAQKYEGDKDFGEEYKRLSQGNSSEFRLVDGSMYKGKERLKGEGKKLKLICYGPFKILKQFGGNAFQLDLPPYMQMYSVINAEYLKLFEPPLLNKEDDQELKPPPVEDFWIKRE